The Bacteroidia bacterium genomic interval CAAGAATCGAGTAGGGGATGGAGAGCTGAATCTACCGGATGATCTCTTTGGTGCAAAAGCCGCTGATCGGAATGTTCATCCGATTTTAGAGATTTCTCCTGAGAATTGTACGGATCAGATGGGAGTTGCAGGACCCTGGCATGAGCGTTTGCCTCATTTTAAAATGGATTTTACCCCGAGTAAGGGAGACGAACTACAGTCCGAGTTTTTTGTGCCAAGAATGTATGCGGTGGAGGCATTGAAGGCTGTTTATGCAATGGGAGAAAAGATATACCCTGTCTTGCTAATCTCAGAAATCAGGAGCATAGCAGCGGATGATCTTTGGATGAGTCCTTGCTACCAGGAGGCCTGCATAGCGCTCCATTTTACCTGGAAGCCTCAGACAAAAGAAGTCATGGAACTCCTGCCTCAGCTTGAAGATGCTTTGCGACCCTATCGGGTGCGACCACATTGGGGCAAATTGTTTACGGTTTCTAAAGAGTATCTGGAAGGTATTTATACTAAAATGCGGGACTTCCGTGCGCTTATTGATAAACATGATCCGGATCGGAAATTCAGCAATGAGTTTTTGGAGAAGTATGTGTATGGGAGAGAGGTTTAAAATAAACTGACAATTATCAATTGTCATCCAGACCCAAGTGGAGGGACCTCTATCATGCGCCTCTAATTCCCATTTAATAAGATAAGCGAAAAGCTAAGGAAAGTATTTTAGGCCCCTCGACGGCGCTCGTGCTGCCACTTGTAGTTTAAGGATTATCCTAAAAATAAGTCATCATTTCCTCCAAATATTTCTGATCCACTTCAGAAAAATCATCATATTCATCGCTATCTACGTCCAGAATGAGGGTGGTTTTTCCATCCACCACTTTAGGTACTACAATTTCTGACTTGGAAAGGCTGCTACAGGCAATATGACCCGGGAAAGCATTTACATCTGGTACAATGAGGGTTTTCTGTTGGGATGCGCAGGCTCCACAAACTCCTTTGCTCAGAGGAATACGGGTACAGGCTAAAGGTCCCTGAAAAGGCCCTAATACCAATTCTCCTTCCTGCATACGATAAAAGCCTACCCAAAAGAAATCAAAGGCT includes:
- a CDS encoding GAF domain-containing protein → MAESILLTPNLTREERYQELLPQIKAVVEVESDPIANMANASAMLKEAFDFFWVGFYRMQEGELVLGPFQGPLACTRIPLSKGVCGACASQQKTLIVPDVNAFPGHIACSSLSKSEIVVPKVVDGKTTLILDVDSDEYDDFSEVDQKYLEEMMTYF